One Spirochaetota bacterium genomic window carries:
- a CDS encoding Zn-ribbon domain-containing OB-fold protein, with protein sequence MESGDAVQPFKYSVGMHGSKFFTEIRDNKRFMGLKCPKCGKVYIPPRGVCGECFVEMKDWVEVGPKGVIGTFTILRFAFIDPETGHQKPVPYGYGFIKFDGADTLFQHYISVEDEKKIKVGARVEPVFSKNPKGSIRDIEYFKVID encoded by the coding sequence ATTGAATCAGGCGACGCGGTGCAGCCCTTCAAATATTCGGTGGGCATGCATGGGAGCAAGTTTTTCACCGAGATACGGGACAACAAGCGCTTCATGGGCCTCAAGTGCCCCAAGTGCGGTAAGGTGTACATTCCGCCTCGCGGCGTATGCGGCGAGTGCTTCGTCGAGATGAAGGACTGGGTCGAAGTGGGACCGAAGGGCGTTATCGGCACTTTCACCATTCTTCGCTTCGCCTTCATCGACCCGGAAACGGGCCATCAGAAGCCGGTACCGTACGGGTACGGATTTATTAAGTTTGACGGCGCGGATACCCTGTTCCAGCATTACATCAGCGTCGAGGATGAGAAGAAAATCAAGGTCGGCGCCCGGGTCGAGCCCGTTTTTTCGAAGAATCCGAAGGGGAGCATCCGGGACATCGAGTATTTTAAAGTTATTGATTGA